GCGCGACGCCGCTGACGTCGGCGACGTCGCCCTTGAAGATCCACGGGTGCGCGCGGGCGCGCGCCTCGCGCCCCCGCTTGAGCCGGAGGATGGGCGTTCGCACCGCCCGGCCGGGGGCTACTTCTTCCGGAGGACGACGACCATCAGGAGGGGGTGCTTCGAGCGCTCGAGAATCTGGTGTCGCTTGAAGCCGAAGAACCACTGGACGAATTCGAAGCCGCCGGCCAGCGCGACCACCGCCCGTAGCTCCTGCGGGAAGACCATGCGGGACAGATGCGTCTGCCGGTACACCCGCCGGGTGCCGTTCTCGACCCCCTCCAGCGTCATGCGCTCGCGGAAGATCTGTGTCACCGGATCGACGTCGTGGAGGGCCGAAAAGGCGGCCCGCACGATGAGCCGACCCCGGCGCCGCGACCACGACCAGCTCCGGGCGGGGTTGGTCCACGACGACGCCATATAACGGTCGAAAACGTAGACGCCGCCCCGCTTGAGGGCCCGCGCCGCGCACCGCAGGTGGGCGATGAGCTGCTCGTTCGTCAGCAGATGGCCCTGCGAGTCCTGCATGCAGATAGCGGCGTCCACCGGGCGGGCCAGACGGAAATCGGTCATGTCGCCGGCGATCAGCTCGGTCGGGTGGCCCCGGGCCTGGACGCGCTCGCGCAGGAACTCGATGTTCTTGGGCGAGAGATCCAGGCCGACCATGCGGTACCCGTGCTCGGCCAGGCGGATCAGGTGGGGGCCGGTGCCACAGGCGATGTCGAGCACCCGGCGCACCGGACGGCGGGCATACCGCCTGAAGCAGTGGACGAGGAAATCGACCTCGGCCTTGCGGTTCAGGTCGAAGGCGATCTCGTAGAGCCGGGGCGCGCCGTACATCGTCAGCGGGCGTCAGCCCACCAGGTGAGCAGGGCCTCGCGGATCACCCAAGAGGCGGCGATCCCCGTCCGTCCGGTGGGATCCCACGCGTGCGCCACCTCCACCAGGTCCCCGCCGATGACGGGGCAGGCGCCGAGCAGGCGGACGATGTCGATCAGCTCGGCGACCCGGAGGCCGCAGGGCTCGGGCGAGCCGGTGCCCGGCGCCTCGGAGGGGTCGAGCACGTCCACGTCGATCGTGACGTAGAGCGGGTGGCCGTGCAGCTCCGGCAGCAGCCGCCGCACCACGTCCACCGGGTGGGCCTCGTGCGCCGGGTAGAAGTGGGGGCGCGGCTTCTCGAGCTCCTCGCGGCAACCCGTCCGCATCCCGACCTGGTACACGTGCTCCGGGGGCACCGCCTCCATCACCCGCGCCATGGCGGAGGCGTAGTTGTAGCGCTCGCCGAGGAACTCGTCGCGGGTATCGGGATGGGCGTCGAACTGGAGCACGCGGAGGTCGGGAAAGGCCGGAGCGAGGGCCTCGATCACCGGAACGGTCGCCGTGTGGTCGCCACCCAGCATGAAGGGGCGAAGCCCCGGCCGCCACCAGGCGGCGATCTCGGCGCGCGCCGCGTCGAGCTGCTCCCGCGGGGACGCGCTCCCGGGCAGCTCGCAGTCGCCGACGTCCGCCAGCGCGAGGTCCTCCATGTCGCGGCGGAGGACGGG
Above is a window of Candidatus Methylomirabilota bacterium DNA encoding:
- a CDS encoding class I SAM-dependent methyltransferase: MYGAPRLYEIAFDLNRKAEVDFLVHCFRRYARRPVRRVLDIACGTGPHLIRLAEHGYRMVGLDLSPKNIEFLRERVQARGHPTELIAGDMTDFRLARPVDAAICMQDSQGHLLTNEQLIAHLRCAARALKRGGVYVFDRYMASSWTNPARSWSWSRRRGRLIVRAAFSALHDVDPVTQIFRERMTLEGVENGTRRVYRQTHLSRMVFPQELRAVVALAGGFEFVQWFFGFKRHQILERSKHPLLMVVVLRKK
- the speB gene encoding agmatinase codes for the protein MRPVSPRFIACHRPLSEARIVLYGIPFEGRVNLRKGADGGPRDLRLASDSIETYSPVLRRDMEDLALADVGDCELPGSASPREQLDAARAEIAAWWRPGLRPFMLGGDHTATVPVIEALAPAFPDLRVLQFDAHPDTRDEFLGERYNYASAMARVMEAVPPEHVYQVGMRTGCREELEKPRPHFYPAHEAHPVDVVRRLLPELHGHPLYVTIDVDVLDPSEAPGTGSPEPCGLRVAELIDIVRLLGACPVIGGDLVEVAHAWDPTGRTGIAASWVIREALLTWWADAR